Part of the Sorghum bicolor cultivar BTx623 chromosome 1, Sorghum_bicolor_NCBIv3, whole genome shotgun sequence genome, TGTTGACCATGGCAACTGAGGAAGCACAGACTCTTTTTTCAAGCCACTGATGTGCTGAAACGTCCTGATGTGCTCATATTTCTCTGTACCCGGATTGAacatgttttgttttttttaaagaaaagagACCCGCAATGACCGATTTATCTCGAACTGAGCTGATTCTACCGCACGCTTCGCTGAACAGTTGGATGTTACTTCAAGCCCAATGTTCTAGCTCTGTGAAAGGCAGGATTCTCCTAACTATTTTAGATATATGTATTGGTAATAAAGAATGTATGTTCTCTGCTGACTTTGCAACACTCCAATGGAAACTATGACCATTCTCTAATGGTCAGTTACCTATCCATCCCCCATCACCCTCAGTGTCACTTCTGGTCTTCCATCGTTCCATCTCTGACTCAGGTTTCGGGTTGCCATTGATgatacctatatatatataatctcaATCGCCAACTCAGTTTTATTCATGATTCAGTTGCATCACCCGAAGCAGCTGTATTCTATGAAAAATCTAATGGTGCTAATTTCAcaccataaatcttagcatgtttttttagaaattcaATTAaagtttaaaagtttgacttagacaactccaggaattgattcttttagAGAGACAGGGAGTATTGAAAAAGAGAATGAAGAGAAAGGCCAGTGTGAGGTACGTTGGCCTGTGCATTGGGAGAGACCAGAAGCGATTCTAGCCTGGACGGTGGGTGTGTGTTGGTCTGTGCAACATGATGGACTCTAAGCTCGAGGAAGGTAAACGGTGCCGCTGCTGCTCATGGTTCTGAACCTAGGAGCCACGAGACGAGAGAAGTGACTCGATTACGGGCACGAAATCTAAAGTATAAAAATACATTGTACATTAATTTACACTGGTTGTTTGTACGATGTATTGAAAATGTGATGGCTAAACTGCAGTATGAACAGCAGCTAATTTCGCAGTCTCAACAAATGCCATTTCCGCAGTTCGCACAGGCAAGGAGGCTTCAACTTCAAACAGCACCTTGCATTCCATATTTATACAAACAGCCCGGCCCAACTATCTGGGCCCACCTAAAGCTACCACACACACCCACACTCACACGTAGCAAACCAGTCCGCGGGCCCTGAAGCAACTAAACTACGCGGTCGACTTgggcgcgcccgcgcccgcggccGCGCCACCGTGCGCCGCCACGACCCGGCGCCGCACAACGGCGTACGCCACGCCGACAGCCACCAGCGCGGCTGCTGCAGCGCCGACGAACACGCCTGTCACCGTGTGGTTGTGGTGCTTGTGCGTCTCCACGGGCGCCACGGCCGCCCCTTCTTCCTGGTCGGCCTTCGCTACGCCCGCCGACGATGTTCCTCTGACCGCGGACTCCCTCAGCTGCTGCTGTCCGCGAGGCGcgagcgccggcgccggcgcgacGCCGTGACGAGCTGCTCGACGGGTGCGCGCGCTGCTGGGGTGGAAGAAGTCGTAGGCAGCCGGCGACAGAGCGAGCGGGCTCTCGAAGGGGAGACCGTGCGGGTGCGCCGCGGTCGGCCTCTCCTTCTCCTCGCCGCGGCCGCCGACGGGTAGAAGCACAAGAGCGATCACCGCCACCGCCAACGGCGCCGCCATTGCGGTGATCTTTTTAGCCATGGCTCGAATTGCACCTTCGGTTGATCGAGCTGGAGCTTGATCTTGTTGCTGGTCACATAAGTTCGCACGCTGGCCCGAGTGTGATCGAGCTTGAATTCTTTGCGCTTATATAGAGGGCGTAGCCGTAAGCAAACAGAGGTACGGGTCCGTGAGGCTTTGCTTCTACTTCAATTCTTGTAGTGGCAAGCGAAAGGGGAGCAGAATGATGGCAAGGTGTGAAGAGATGGCATGATGTATTTTTACAGGAGCTTTTAGCCTCCAGGTGCAGTGGCAGTGCAGAAGATATCCATATGGAGGGGGTGAGACAGCGAGAGTGAGACACATCCTTAATCAGTCTTGTTTATTCTACTtcataaaataaaaacttgCTTATTCAGACTAGTTAAGGGATCAATCATAGTCATTCTGAGCATGCCTTTTAAGCAACTTTTGGTTGCCTTTATGTTCGCTTTCAGGCTATTAATGATGGAAGCATTCTTTGCCACAGAGGGAATGAGCAAAGAAGAGTCCTTTGTAATCTTTGGCTTGCCGTAATTGTGATTGAGTCGAATTCCTAACATATAGTATTGGTGAAGACGTGCAGTTATGCAGTATTTGTTTGAAATTGTGATTAGTTATGATTAGAAGTAACTCTTGATTGGTAAAAGGGCTAATCTGTTGACAACAACCAAATAACCACACAGTAGTAAATTACTCAACGAACAAAACTAGCAGGCACCAATGCAGATTAGTCTCAGCAAGTAGCTAGAAAGAGGTTCTGTTAATTGTATACGCCAGCCCTGAACTGAATGATCCACTCCAGCTGCTTTTACGATCCAGGCCCCAATTTGCACTAGATAAACCATCCAAGGCCCAGAAAAGCCCAGGCAGCACCTGCAGGGATGCAGCAGAGGGCATGATTTTTTTACCTCCCCCTCCTTGGCCCATCCAGCCATACCTGCCTCACCCAACACACCATGCATGATTGCTGCCTGCGCAGCAACGCAGGAGCACCGCCGTCTGCCGTGCCAAAACCCATCGATTCGAAGAgcggccgccaccgccgctgccTCGAGCAATTGAACAGGCGTGGCATGCAGCCATGCCCCACGTTACGTCGCCTTTACTCCTCCATCTTTTCCACGTCACGCAGGGGCCCGGGGCGCGTCCCGGGACATTGCAAATTTGCAGCGTAGAAGGCAGAACCTGTCTGTCTGAATGTGCTGTTATACTAGCAGCAAGCCGCTCTTCAGAAACGCAAAGATACTAGTATATGTTACTAGGAATCTTTCTGACTATTGGCTACTAGGGTTCTTTGTTAAATGGGATGGACAAGAAGGACAAGGATGCCACATTCTGGATGAGTGGACGTACCTTTATGTTAGATGCAACTGTCAATGGCTAATATGTTAGACCATTGACATTGTTCGCAGGGTGGTGCAGAATGTTGCTTGGAATCTTGTATTTGTTTATCTGTGTTTGAGTAATCATACCCCCTGAGGCATGGCTTAGATCGTATGATTACCTTCTCTTGTTGCAGGGAGATGGCTCTCTGCTGCGGTGCTGCTATTGCTATGGTTTGAATTTTCCTTTCCCTCTCTCACTACGAGATGGCTGTAAGGTCTGAAATGAGAACACTTGCTATAGTTGATGAGGGAGTCACATAGGTTGAGAGGGATCGGGGTGGATTGAAGTGTAGCATGTGAATTAGAGAAGTGCAAGCATTGAGCTACCAAACTAGCTCATATTTTGTCACATCATTTAAAGACATCTCTCTATATGGGTCTCCCATCGTTTATTTTCTCTCACCCGCACCTCACCATGGGTCATTTTTGTCATGAAATACTCACTCTGTCCTAaaataaatcaacttttgaccataaaaaaaaatcaactttTATAAcagtttgtcctaagtcaaatagTTTAAGGAattaagtttaaccaaatttatagagaaGAACACCAATATTTATAATGCGGATTAGTACCACTAGATAtatcatgaaatatattttgataaTGTACTTATTTGGTACATAGATGatgttatttttttctataaaattggTAGAAACCTAAGATAGTTTGAATTGACTTTAGTTGATTATAGGAATTGATTTATAACACTTTTGTGCCCTATTCTCTCTCTTCCGCATAAGCGGAATGTTGAGGTATATCTCTATGAGCTAGTTGAAATATCAGAGCGGTCCTTAATGGTTTCTACAAAATACCTTTTTAGCAAATCCATTGTCTTCTCTTTCCTAACATCTAAGTATtttataagaaactattttattGTATAATaaattgttttatttttttcacatTCTTAGTTTTTATGCAGCATCACATTTTTGTTTATTTGGCACTTTGATTAATATATGTGGAAGTCATCTTACTCATCCAATTAGGACTGCCATTTCAACTTGTCGGCATCAGTACCTGAGGGATTGTTTAGTTCAAACACTcaaaaacctaaaaacttttcaaggttctccatcacatcgaatcttgtggcatatacatagagcattaatatagataaaaataataactaattgcacagtttatctgtaatttataagaTGGATCTTtaaagcttagttagtctataattggataataattgctaaatacaaacaaaagtgctacaatattcaaaaaatttcaacCCGTCAACTTCCAAGACTCCGAAGTAATGGTACATGCAGAACATGATCCAAGATGGGGGAAAGGCTGCCTAGTGCAACTTTTAAGGTGGACAGGAGGTGATCATTGTGCTTTATCCGTCCGAGCACCATTGTCTCCGACTGCATATGCTCTTCGCTCCAGGCACGACTGATAACCGCAAGATCCAAGAACTCCGACCTTTCACTGTCCAGCCTTGAAAAGAGCCCAGTGGCCTTGAGAGCACTTGCCCGCATGGAAGTAGTGCTCGTGGTAGAGCGCGTGCTCGCCCCGGTGGAGACCCTACCGTACCCTACCCAGAAGATCCACTGCACACGAAATGATCAGTCACGGTGCAGTGCGGGCGTTCAAAAATCTATTGCAAGGAGAACTAGATTGTTTTTGGATGACCGTAGCTTAACGATTGAATTGAATTCTATAGATGTAGCTTCACGATTAAAGGGGTGTTTGGAACTGCTCTGATTTATGTTTTTTCAGCTCCACTCTACGTTTTTTaaccaaacggtttcagctccacgcactcactTCGAGAAAAAAGGGTGGAGTTGAGAGATACAAACtctagttttttgtggagcttctgcatggtggagtttgtggagcagagtttgtggagcagtcccaaacacccctctGCTGATTACCTTCATGTCGTGAACTAGTAGTAATATATTTTTAAAGCACCACTATGTTGGTCACTGGTtggttttgaattttttttttaagaattaCTGGTTGGTGTTGATGCCCGTGCCCGTGATGGGGGAATGGTTTAGGTGCACCGCGACCACGGGCTCAAACTGGGATGGATCAAGTGGAACCTGGCCCGCTCCGCCAGCGTCATTGAGACCGAAATTTTTGGGCTGGTTGGGCTGGACCGAGCCGAACTCAATCGACGTCTACCTTTTGGGCTCAGAAGTTTCACTTGCTCGAAAACAAAACACTCAGAAATTTGACGTGAACCGTTTCTTCACACTCAAACCGCAGGATTGGTCGGACTCACTGGAGACGCCGGCGGTGCAGTAGACGAGGAGGAGAGGAAGATCATGGCGCCGATGTGCCAGGTgatgccgaggacgccgacgcaGCCGTACGGTTCAAACTGGCGCTTGTGCCCGATGACTGTGGCCAATCGTCACGGAGAGGAATAGCAGCGTAGCCACAAACCAGCAGCTTGCCTTTTCGCTTGGGTGATAAACTATGACTATAAATGATGTGACAAAATATGACTGATATATTCGATATATAAGTCGAAATAAACATACTGACTGCGGTACAGCGACCACTTCTTCCGCAGCCGGGGCAGCAACGGGCTGCAGCAGGCGGCGGGTCTCCTTGCCTGATGGCGAACTCGCCCCACTTCAAAATGTCAACGGGGCGCGGGGAATTCTCCTATTTGGTGACGGGTTTGGGACAAAATCTCTCCCCACGGGGAGCTAAATGGAGCAAAATCTGTCCCCGTCGCGTTTCGCGGGGGCGGGTCTGGTGTGCCTCCCCTCGTCCTCGTTCCCCGTGGAGACCCAATAATTATAAATCTATGCTCGATGTTTGGATTCTTAGTTGCTATTTCTAGTTGATGAATCACTTGTTGTGAATGTATGAACAATGTGATTGTTTCTGTGTTGTTATGAACTATGCAGTAGGCAATTATGGACAAATCATTGTTATTTGTATGTGAATTATTGgatatttgttgttgtttatgtAAGTGATTTGCTGTTGTTTATATAATTGACGCGAGGACGGGATCCCCGCGGGGATTTAATCCCCGAGCGGGGACAGGGATGGGGCAGAAGTTCTCCCCGTGACCCTTCACGGGGACGGGGATGGGAGAGAATTTGGCTCCGCGGGGACGGGTTTGGGACAGTAACCTCCGACGCGGAATTCCGGACACTCCTAGCCACACTCCGCGTTCTTCTGCCGGATGTGAAATCTGGCGTGGCATTAAGCGGAAATAACGGGCTCATTTTCTTTGCCCAGAGAAATATTGAAATGTCAATGTGGAAATTTTTCGACGAAGCAAGCACAGGCAAATGGTTGGGGCTGGGTACAGAAATCAGGCCGTGagcttaaaagaaaaaaaaaacaaccagCCCATGAATGTTGCACGTTGAGAAATGAGCCCAGGATGCAAACACAAAACTCAAAAGGGTTAAGCTGAGTGATCAACATCGTCAGGCCTGTCCTGGCCTAGCCATGACATGAGCCCACGATCCATCATGATTTCAGATTGATGCAAGTCGGTCTTGAGGACCGGTAGCCCAAACCAAACAACCATGATCTGGAACGGGgcctttagttccaaaaaaaacttataaaaaattttgaattctcacggcacatgcataaaacattaaatatagataaaaataataattaattatataatttgtctataatttacgagacgaattttttaagcctagttagtcaatgattagacaatatttgtcaaataaaaataaaagtactacaATGTCACTTCAAGGTACTTTACCATCACGGTCACTGATCAGACCTGATAATTACCTGATTGTCTCTTTCTTGTCACACGCGGGAAGGGCAGCCTCG contains:
- the LOC8070474 gene encoding uncharacterized protein LOC8070474 — its product is MAKKITAMAAPLAVAVIALVLLPVGGRGEEKERPTAAHPHGLPFESPLALSPAAYDFFHPSSARTRRAARHGVAPAPALAPRGQQQLRESAVRGTSSAGVAKADQEEGAAVAPVETHKHHNHTVTGVFVGAAAAALVAVGVAYAVVRRRVVAAHGGAAAGAGAPKSTA